A stretch of the Arvicola amphibius chromosome 8, mArvAmp1.2, whole genome shotgun sequence genome encodes the following:
- the LOC119821047 gene encoding leukocyte immunoglobulin-like receptor subfamily A member 5 isoform X2, which produces MVVAEKLHKPTIWAEPDSLVTKGLSVDIFCFGTEEAQKYNLYKKEHLKHLKIQTSLEPGNKANFSIPFITEYNAGLYYCCYFSPSGLSECSDILELVVTGFYSKPNISALPNSLVTSGGNVTLQCSSHQGYGRYILTKEGEQNVSWTQNSQKQPNGHFMALFPVGPVTSKHRWAFRCYGYYERTPQMWSMPSETLQLLLVDSHSQDHTVENLIRMAVAGLVLVVLGILLFEAQNSQRSHQDSGWR; this is translated from the exons ATGGTGGTGGCAG AAAAATTGCACAAACCCACCATCTGGGCTGAACCAGACTCTCTGGTCACCAAGGGACTGTCTGTTGATATCTTCTGTTTTGGAACTGAGGAAGCCCAGAAGTACAATCTATATAAAAAGGAACATTTAAAACACTTGAAGATACAGACCTCACTGGAGCCTGGGAACAAAGCCAACTTTTCCATTCCATTTATCACAGAATATAATGCAGGACTATACTACTGCTGCTATTTCAGCCCTTCTGGCTTGTCAGAATGCAGTGACATCCTAGAGCTTGTGGTCACAG GATTCTACAGCAAACCCAACATCTCAGCCCTGCCAAACTCCCTGGTGACCTCAGGAGGGAATGTCACCCTCCAGTGTAGCTCACATCAGGGATATGGAAGATACATCCTTACCAAGGAAGGAGAACAGAATGTGTCCTGGACTCAGAATTCCCAGAAACAACCCAACGGACATTTTATGGCCTTGTTTCCTGTGGGGCCAGTGACTTCTAAACACAGATGGGCCTTCAGATGCTATGGCTATTATGAGAGAACACCCCAGATGTGGTCAATGCCCAGTGAGACCCTGCAACTCCTCCTTGTAG ATTCACACTCACAAGACCATACAGTAGAGAATCTCATCAGGATGGCTGTGGCTGGCTTGGTTCTGGTGGTTCTTGGGATTCTACTTTTTGAGGCACAAAACAGTCAGAGAAGTCATCAAGATTCAGGATGGAGGTGA
- the LOC119821047 gene encoding leukocyte immunoglobulin-like receptor subfamily A member 5 isoform X1, giving the protein MIFTFTVFFHLGLSLEPRSMVVAEKLHKPTIWAEPDSLVTKGLSVDIFCFGTEEAQKYNLYKKEHLKHLKIQTSLEPGNKANFSIPFITEYNAGLYYCCYFSPSGLSECSDILELVVTGFYSKPNISALPNSLVTSGGNVTLQCSSHQGYGRYILTKEGEQNVSWTQNSQKQPNGHFMALFPVGPVTSKHRWAFRCYGYYERTPQMWSMPSETLQLLLVDSHSQDHTVENLIRMAVAGLVLVVLGILLFEAQNSQRSHQDSGWR; this is encoded by the exons ATGATCTTCACTTTTACAGTGTTCTTTCATCTTG GGCTGAGTCTGGAACCCAGGAGCATGGTGGTGGCAG AAAAATTGCACAAACCCACCATCTGGGCTGAACCAGACTCTCTGGTCACCAAGGGACTGTCTGTTGATATCTTCTGTTTTGGAACTGAGGAAGCCCAGAAGTACAATCTATATAAAAAGGAACATTTAAAACACTTGAAGATACAGACCTCACTGGAGCCTGGGAACAAAGCCAACTTTTCCATTCCATTTATCACAGAATATAATGCAGGACTATACTACTGCTGCTATTTCAGCCCTTCTGGCTTGTCAGAATGCAGTGACATCCTAGAGCTTGTGGTCACAG GATTCTACAGCAAACCCAACATCTCAGCCCTGCCAAACTCCCTGGTGACCTCAGGAGGGAATGTCACCCTCCAGTGTAGCTCACATCAGGGATATGGAAGATACATCCTTACCAAGGAAGGAGAACAGAATGTGTCCTGGACTCAGAATTCCCAGAAACAACCCAACGGACATTTTATGGCCTTGTTTCCTGTGGGGCCAGTGACTTCTAAACACAGATGGGCCTTCAGATGCTATGGCTATTATGAGAGAACACCCCAGATGTGGTCAATGCCCAGTGAGACCCTGCAACTCCTCCTTGTAG ATTCACACTCACAAGACCATACAGTAGAGAATCTCATCAGGATGGCTGTGGCTGGCTTGGTTCTGGTGGTTCTTGGGATTCTACTTTTTGAGGCACAAAACAGTCAGAGAAGTCATCAAGATTCAGGATGGAGGTGA
- the LOC119821047 gene encoding leukocyte immunoglobulin-like receptor subfamily A member 5 isoform X3, whose product MIFTFTVFFHLGLSLEPRSMVVAEKLHKPTIWAEPDSLVTKGLSVDIFCFGTEEAQKYNLYKKEHLKHLKIQTSLEPGNKANFSIPFITEYNAGLYYCCYFSPSGLSECSDILELVVTGFYSKPNISALPNSLVTSGGNVTLQCSSHQGYGRYILTKEGEQNVSWTQNSQKQPNGHFMALFPVGPVTSKHRWAFRCYGYYERTPQMWSMPSETLQLLLIHTHKTIQ is encoded by the exons ATGATCTTCACTTTTACAGTGTTCTTTCATCTTG GGCTGAGTCTGGAACCCAGGAGCATGGTGGTGGCAG AAAAATTGCACAAACCCACCATCTGGGCTGAACCAGACTCTCTGGTCACCAAGGGACTGTCTGTTGATATCTTCTGTTTTGGAACTGAGGAAGCCCAGAAGTACAATCTATATAAAAAGGAACATTTAAAACACTTGAAGATACAGACCTCACTGGAGCCTGGGAACAAAGCCAACTTTTCCATTCCATTTATCACAGAATATAATGCAGGACTATACTACTGCTGCTATTTCAGCCCTTCTGGCTTGTCAGAATGCAGTGACATCCTAGAGCTTGTGGTCACAG GATTCTACAGCAAACCCAACATCTCAGCCCTGCCAAACTCCCTGGTGACCTCAGGAGGGAATGTCACCCTCCAGTGTAGCTCACATCAGGGATATGGAAGATACATCCTTACCAAGGAAGGAGAACAGAATGTGTCCTGGACTCAGAATTCCCAGAAACAACCCAACGGACATTTTATGGCCTTGTTTCCTGTGGGGCCAGTGACTTCTAAACACAGATGGGCCTTCAGATGCTATGGCTATTATGAGAGAACACCCCAGATGTGGTCAATGCCCAGTGAGACCCTGCAACTCCTCCTT ATTCACACTCACAAGACCATACAGTAG